The following proteins are encoded in a genomic region of Ignavibacteriota bacterium:
- a CDS encoding succinate dehydrogenase cytochrome b subunit: MAPFLNYLKSSILSKVVMASTGVVLVLFLFGHMLGNTQMYLGQDKMNHYAETLQGLGGALWIIRGVLFLCLLLHIITSIRLKILNMSARPVAYQKKEWVKATVFSRTMLSSGVTIALFVTYHLMHFTIKNTNPAYAALRDSVGRMDVYSMVVLGYQNIVISLVYIVAMVLLGFHLNHATMSAFQTLGVNHPKYNGIIQTGSIALAALIVLGFISVPAGVLLGIIAPVAGGM, encoded by the coding sequence ATGGCTCCATTCCTGAACTACCTCAAGTCATCGATCCTGAGCAAGGTGGTGATGGCGTCCACCGGCGTGGTCCTGGTTCTCTTTCTCTTCGGACACATGCTCGGCAACACGCAGATGTACCTTGGCCAGGACAAGATGAACCATTACGCGGAGACCCTGCAGGGCCTCGGCGGCGCATTGTGGATCATCCGCGGCGTGCTCTTTCTGTGCCTGCTGCTTCATATCATCACCTCGATACGACTCAAGATCCTGAACATGAGCGCGCGTCCCGTCGCGTATCAGAAGAAGGAATGGGTGAAGGCGACGGTGTTCTCGCGCACGATGCTCTCATCAGGCGTGACGATCGCGCTGTTTGTGACCTACCACCTGATGCACTTCACGATCAAAAACACGAATCCCGCCTATGCCGCGCTCCGCGACAGTGTCGGGCGTATGGATGTGTACAGCATGGTGGTATTGGGCTACCAGAACATCGTGATTTCGCTCGTGTACATCGTGGCGATGGTTCTGCTCGGCTTCCATCTCAATCACGCCACGATGAGCGCGTTCCAGACGCTCGGCGTCAATCATCCGAAATACAACGGCATTATTCAGACCGGCAGCATCGCCCTTGCGGCGCTGATCGTGCTCGGCTTCATTTCCGTGCCGGCGGGCGTACTGCTCGGCATCATCGCGCCTGTCGCGGGAGGGATGTGA
- a CDS encoding T9SS type A sorting domain-containing protein: MVTPLRCRCVVRAMLCAVNVLLPALEMEAQVDTTSPVSPVRLVFVHHSVGWAWLNPDEGKLLGTLRARRYYVSDTDYDWGPPDTDVNDGANVGSHTDIGHWYNWFLGPHRDTYLASLYTNTTLSADWRDSESVTDPGGENTVIVFKSCFVSAQTIYGDENDAPLAAGLANPLRGHGTAEEDGTMYTVENIKGLYRDLLEYFRTRPDKLFVIVTTPPSFEGAADEAMPKLRKINAWLVEYLLTTYPRTNVAVFDYSAVLTSNGGNSSTNDLHSVSGSHHRFINGRIEYRLGPSPYLAYPSWDASAGAWDNHPSPAGHQKAAAEFAPILNAAYNRWKRGTEATSAPRPDRTTVLDAYPDPADGYAYIRIIGPDTPIQLSIYNALGRRMQQPRNIDMGAGSVHRLDTGTFPPGLYHIVATTARGSTSRALRVIHR; the protein is encoded by the coding sequence ATGGTTACACCGCTTCGCTGTCGATGCGTTGTGCGCGCAATGTTGTGCGCTGTAAACGTTTTGCTGCCTGCGTTGGAAATGGAGGCGCAGGTCGACACAACATCTCCGGTGTCGCCGGTGCGTCTCGTCTTTGTCCACCATTCAGTCGGTTGGGCATGGCTGAATCCCGACGAGGGCAAGCTGCTCGGCACGCTGCGTGCTCGCCGCTACTACGTCAGCGACACCGATTATGATTGGGGTCCACCCGATACGGATGTCAATGATGGCGCCAATGTCGGATCCCATACCGACATCGGACACTGGTACAACTGGTTTCTCGGTCCTCATCGCGACACATATCTCGCGTCATTGTACACAAACACCACGCTGTCGGCCGACTGGCGTGATTCCGAATCGGTGACTGATCCCGGCGGGGAAAACACGGTGATTGTCTTCAAGTCATGTTTCGTGAGCGCGCAGACGATATATGGCGACGAGAATGATGCGCCGCTGGCGGCGGGTCTTGCAAATCCGCTGCGCGGACACGGCACCGCGGAGGAGGACGGCACGATGTACACCGTCGAGAACATCAAGGGACTGTACCGCGACCTGCTCGAGTATTTCCGGACACGTCCCGACAAGCTGTTTGTGATCGTCACCACACCTCCCTCGTTCGAGGGTGCGGCCGACGAGGCCATGCCGAAACTGCGCAAGATCAACGCGTGGCTCGTCGAATACCTGCTCACCACGTATCCGCGCACCAATGTCGCGGTCTTCGACTACTCCGCCGTGCTCACTTCGAACGGCGGGAACAGCAGCACCAACGATCTTCATTCCGTCTCGGGCAGCCATCATCGATTCATCAACGGGCGCATCGAATACCGCCTCGGACCGAGCCCCTATCTCGCCTATCCCTCGTGGGATGCGAGCGCGGGCGCGTGGGACAACCATCCCTCACCCGCCGGACACCAGAAGGCGGCCGCCGAATTCGCGCCGATACTCAACGCCGCGTACAACCGCTGGAAACGCGGCACGGAGGCCACCAGCGCACCGCGGCCAGATCGGACCACCGTGCTCGACGCGTACCCCGATCCAGCGGACGGTTACGCGTATATTCGGATTATCGGACCTGATACTCCCATTCAACTCTCCATTTACAACGCACTGGGGCGCCGCATGCAGCAACCCCGGAACATCGACATGGGTGCGGGCTCGGTGCATCGTCTTGACACCGGCACGTTTCCTCCCGGATTGTATCACATCGTTGCCACAACAGCCCGCGGATCAACATCACGCGCATTACGTGTCATACATCGGTGA
- a CDS encoding T9SS type A sorting domain-containing protein codes for MRTIRFCCFLTACLALGSVTGLSQITITRDGFLTSMSVGKTGTGYTTVPTSKVQVSVGSASSTAQVWDFRTFTFQKQSDGELIQPATAPHAGDFPAANLVYRLTMPGQAVTMYQYQQVTQNEYLLHGLGYSDATPLYRYTPPAVQMKFPCTRGTTWVYQADPTSPVPNVTIQTSYTWTCDAFGTLRLPSGDYPALRLLTETITKSTTPVGSSLLRSYRYNFVTSSMTGATVTFDSTDAGKSTVSGVIGYVVTGPATAIENQVGAARECLLGTPYPQPADGRIHIPVTLRSASHVRVTLHDALGRLITRIADLEAGAGTTILHCDAATLAAGIYVLHVQTGSMVHRTCIMRR; via the coding sequence ATGCGCACAATTCGGTTCTGTTGTTTCTTGACCGCGTGTCTCGCTCTCGGTTCCGTCACGGGATTATCGCAGATCACCATCACACGCGACGGATTTCTTACTTCCATGTCTGTCGGCAAAACGGGCACGGGATACACCACCGTGCCGACATCAAAAGTCCAGGTAAGCGTGGGCAGCGCATCGAGCACGGCACAGGTGTGGGACTTCCGCACCTTCACATTTCAGAAACAGAGCGATGGTGAATTGATCCAACCCGCCACCGCTCCGCACGCGGGCGATTTCCCTGCGGCAAATCTCGTGTACCGGCTCACCATGCCCGGCCAGGCAGTCACCATGTACCAATATCAACAGGTGACCCAGAACGAATATCTTCTGCACGGTCTCGGATACAGTGACGCAACGCCGCTGTATCGCTACACACCGCCCGCCGTGCAGATGAAATTCCCCTGCACACGCGGCACGACGTGGGTGTATCAGGCCGATCCGACATCACCCGTTCCCAACGTCACGATTCAGACCTCGTACACGTGGACCTGCGACGCATTCGGCACGCTCCGCCTCCCTTCCGGCGATTATCCCGCGCTGCGACTCCTCACCGAAACTATCACAAAGTCCACTACTCCCGTCGGCTCTTCACTCCTCCGATCGTACAGGTACAACTTTGTGACGAGCAGCATGACAGGCGCGACGGTCACCTTCGATTCCACCGATGCGGGTAAATCGACCGTCTCCGGTGTCATCGGATACGTCGTGACCGGCCCTGCCACAGCCATCGAAAACCAGGTCGGTGCGGCCCGGGAATGTCTTCTCGGCACGCCGTACCCGCAGCCGGCCGACGGACGGATTCACATTCCGGTGACATTACGTTCCGCATCACATGTGCGGGTAACGCTGCATGACGCATTGGGCCGTTTGATAACACGCATAGCGGATCTCGAGGCCGGCGCAGGCACCACTATCCTGCACTGCGATGCAGCCACGCTTGCAGCCGGAATTTACGTGCTACACGTACAAACCGGCTCGATGGTGCATCGCACCTGTATCATGCGACGTTGA
- a CDS encoding M20/M25/M40 family metallo-hydrolase has translation MNRIRKSVIGICAAVCAVAAPILHAQNHFGVVTYDAVVDSTINGSTSASVSLDSLQKWVKQLSGVLPVTINGSSVTIPHRYAANGSTQFRNAAQHIYNVFHRYGLNPVLENNVAPYSKINVVGTLPGKRAEYVMICGHFDSANQNCPGADDNGSGTAAVMELARVLRSFNFEYTIKFVAFGGEEQGLLGAREYTTAHAGDSMRAVINCDMIMWDNNSNRVMQIHTTPNAGGAYSADLADYITFVDTTYLTGVIPSVVNPGIGASDHSRFWSINRSAVLFIEEYGPDFNAYYHTANDSWANLSAAKHQNFFREAARLATASIMHLARLNAPVPVTLAAFRAEPDGRDVRLSWKTENESNNAGFHVERARIADGVFLPIGFVTGAGSSTTAQTYTFTDPAPIPDVYLYRLRQVDTDGSTSTSHTVCAAVGSGRAMPYLAAYPNPASDLLTITAATPDEQPMTLTLYDALGRTAAAVPPRRLDGGLATERLNVSTLPAGMYLLTLETASGRSVHRISVRH, from the coding sequence ATGAATCGCATCCGAAAATCCGTTATCGGCATCTGCGCCGCCGTATGTGCCGTCGCCGCGCCGATCCTTCACGCGCAGAACCACTTCGGCGTGGTGACGTACGACGCCGTTGTCGACAGCACGATCAACGGCAGCACGTCGGCCTCAGTGTCGCTCGACTCGCTGCAGAAATGGGTGAAGCAGCTTTCGGGGGTGTTGCCCGTAACCATCAACGGATCGTCTGTCACGATTCCGCATCGCTACGCGGCGAACGGATCGACACAGTTCCGCAACGCCGCACAGCACATCTACAACGTGTTCCACCGCTACGGCCTCAATCCCGTGCTCGAGAACAACGTGGCGCCCTACTCGAAAATCAACGTGGTGGGCACGTTGCCGGGAAAACGGGCGGAGTACGTGATGATCTGCGGGCATTTCGATTCGGCGAATCAGAACTGTCCGGGCGCGGACGACAACGGCAGCGGCACGGCCGCCGTCATGGAACTGGCGCGCGTCCTTCGATCCTTCAATTTCGAGTATACGATCAAGTTTGTGGCGTTCGGCGGCGAGGAGCAGGGCCTGCTCGGCGCGCGCGAATACACCACGGCACATGCGGGCGACTCGATGCGCGCGGTGATCAATTGCGACATGATCATGTGGGACAACAACAGCAACCGTGTGATGCAGATCCACACGACCCCGAATGCGGGCGGCGCATACTCGGCCGACCTCGCCGACTATATCACCTTCGTCGACACGACATACCTGACCGGGGTGATTCCGAGCGTGGTGAATCCCGGCATCGGCGCGAGCGATCACTCGCGCTTCTGGTCAATAAACCGTTCCGCTGTGCTGTTCATCGAGGAATACGGGCCGGACTTCAACGCGTATTACCACACGGCGAACGATTCATGGGCCAATCTTTCGGCGGCGAAACATCAGAATTTCTTCCGTGAGGCCGCACGCCTCGCGACCGCCTCGATCATGCACCTGGCGCGTCTCAACGCGCCCGTGCCTGTGACGCTGGCGGCGTTCCGCGCCGAGCCCGACGGCCGTGATGTGCGCTTGTCATGGAAGACGGAAAACGAGAGTAACAACGCGGGCTTCCATGTGGAACGGGCCCGGATCGCCGACGGCGTCTTTCTCCCGATCGGCTTTGTGACGGGCGCCGGAAGCAGTACCACTGCACAAACGTACACGTTCACCGATCCTGCCCCCATCCCTGATGTGTACCTCTACCGCCTGCGACAGGTGGACACCGACGGGAGCACAAGCACCTCGCACACGGTTTGTGCCGCCGTGGGTTCCGGGCGTGCGATGCCATACCTCGCCGCGTATCCGAATCCGGCCAGTGACCTGCTGACAATCACCGCGGCAACACCCGACGAGCAGCCCATGACTCTCACCCTCTACGACGCACTCGGACGCACCGCCGCAGCCGTGCCGCCGCGCAGGCTCGATGGCGGCCTTGCGACCGAACGTTTGAACGTCTCAACGCTCCCCGCGGGAATGTATCTGCTCACTCTGGAAACGGCATCGGGCCGCAGCGTGCATCGGATCAGCGTCCGGCACTGA
- a CDS encoding T9SS type A sorting domain-containing protein: protein MHTAGLPSALHMGTVLAMAAALFHISPVMTGQEAWKTAGGPEGGYIHDLCVGKSGNLYAVTDIGIFRSINDGMNWDFVSTPSGIDPISRICAVGYNHIIASSRGGIVYRSTNLGVQWSKVHTLTAAGAVEGFIVCNTVMYVALNGTETASRGVYRSLDSGRTWHRAGSGLPDVPVHAMTADAKGNIVYAATSAGVFRSVDSGAQWHEVGALPGDNGMRVRSLAVDASGTIYAGIPSSVENDVRRTGALYRSSDGCASWSACANGLSFPDVLRIDVDTVGAMVYIVQGIGNGVRYRSSDRGDTWHVTELRNRDARSGMVFYLGTAFEASPFGIHASYNMGISWMKRMTGIRAADTRAVVSGTDGSLFAATRASGLFRTRAAGVWEEMNEGLVDFGFTSLLRTHAGTLIAGSAPGYCFRSTNAGAQWEPLTLRVRSADQCTLAGKAPGLVLLGGAFSTASGTQRTFRGIMRSDNDGITWTLVTDSTSPVAPFTAFAAGRGSLFFAADDSNVWRSDDDGITWVRTDSAPLGAVYRIAYDTSSGFLYALCSSGLHRSFNNGRTWARIDTRAGAELLCALNVQNGTVVYSAPGVGIRYSTDAGESWGVDLRTRPWESASALITDGSGRLFAATSMGVWTADGWPTPHDTAGTLLPEPPVLIAPADADTAATITPTCVWWRVLSATKYSIQLSRTADFSDVVRDTTTRSTSIRFTGLQPGIVLYWHVRSHSATAEGTWSAARWFATNEAVPSVPLLLTPAQGDTAVSTSPEYSWWPADNAVQYQIQISRTVSFDAVEHDTLTTVPHLTIGSLPLSAVRYWRVRGIRGVRRGAWSEARWFRVYHLPAPDSVRGLWPLDGMEGVALDTVCSWSPVPNATSYRIALLLVSDTVRGVYRETSYRPQKLYGWTTYRWKVAAKNPAGTGPWSAERTFTTGTGPLPAVQLLSPASYDYVDTREVDLRWTSLPHATEYTVEVASDDIDTQKIWMRQTVPDTALHIAALPDTVYAFAWRVRALHGVDSGSWTEHMPFRHLLRVYLDSPPDKARDVANPALCVWEKLPAATQYRLQIDNDGRFATHIVLDTVLTENMVAVPGLPRGSNHFWRVSAYNRIGPGPWSAVWTFTTGTSTQAHTVRDDMQSIRVENYPNPFSDLSTVRFTLPRAAAVSLRLYDLLGRLVVQLGEGRYPRGVTALTLDGTGLPAGIYHLVLTAEGRREVRPVTIRR from the coding sequence ATGCATACGGCAGGTTTACCCTCGGCGCTTCATATGGGAACAGTGCTGGCAATGGCGGCGGCTCTCTTTCATATCTCCCCCGTGATGACGGGTCAGGAGGCATGGAAAACAGCAGGTGGACCAGAAGGGGGGTATATCCACGACCTGTGCGTGGGAAAATCAGGCAATCTCTACGCGGTAACCGACATCGGGATTTTCCGATCGATTAATGACGGTATGAACTGGGACTTCGTCTCCACTCCTTCGGGAATCGATCCGATCTCCCGAATATGTGCGGTCGGCTACAACCACATCATTGCCTCCTCCCGTGGCGGAATTGTCTATCGATCTACCAATCTTGGTGTGCAGTGGTCCAAAGTTCACACGCTTACCGCTGCAGGCGCCGTTGAGGGATTTATTGTGTGCAACACGGTCATGTACGTTGCTCTGAACGGAACGGAGACGGCGTCGCGCGGCGTGTATCGCTCTCTCGATTCCGGCCGCACCTGGCATCGCGCGGGCAGTGGACTCCCCGACGTCCCTGTCCATGCAATGACCGCTGACGCGAAGGGCAACATCGTGTATGCCGCGACCTCGGCCGGAGTCTTTCGGTCGGTGGACTCGGGCGCTCAGTGGCATGAGGTGGGCGCGCTCCCGGGAGACAACGGCATGCGTGTACGATCGCTGGCGGTGGATGCGTCAGGGACCATATATGCGGGGATACCGAGCAGCGTGGAGAACGACGTCAGACGCACCGGGGCCCTGTATCGAAGCAGCGACGGATGCGCATCGTGGTCCGCCTGCGCAAACGGCCTGTCATTTCCGGATGTGTTGCGCATCGACGTGGATACCGTGGGGGCAATGGTGTACATCGTTCAGGGCATAGGCAACGGCGTGCGATACCGGTCCTCGGATCGCGGGGATACGTGGCACGTCACGGAACTACGCAATCGTGATGCCAGGTCGGGAATGGTCTTTTATCTCGGCACCGCGTTCGAGGCCTCCCCTTTCGGCATACACGCCTCATACAACATGGGCATCTCGTGGATGAAGCGCATGACCGGAATCCGCGCTGCGGACACACGCGCCGTTGTGAGTGGCACCGATGGAAGTCTGTTTGCCGCAACGCGCGCCTCCGGACTCTTCCGCACTCGGGCAGCCGGCGTGTGGGAAGAGATGAACGAAGGACTGGTGGACTTCGGATTCACCTCGCTGCTGCGCACGCACGCAGGCACGCTGATAGCCGGCAGCGCGCCGGGATACTGCTTCCGATCCACCAACGCCGGGGCGCAGTGGGAACCGCTTACACTGCGCGTTCGATCGGCGGATCAGTGCACACTTGCCGGGAAGGCACCTGGACTTGTGCTACTCGGAGGAGCTTTTTCCACCGCGTCCGGTACCCAGCGAACTTTCCGCGGGATAATGCGTTCGGACAATGACGGCATCACCTGGACACTTGTCACGGATTCCACCTCGCCTGTAGCCCCCTTCACCGCATTTGCGGCGGGTCGCGGTTCACTGTTCTTTGCTGCGGACGATTCGAACGTGTGGCGAAGCGACGATGACGGAATCACATGGGTACGGACCGATTCCGCACCCTTAGGGGCGGTGTACCGTATCGCGTACGACACATCCTCCGGATTCCTGTACGCATTGTGTTCCAGCGGACTTCATCGAAGCTTTAACAATGGACGAACGTGGGCACGCATCGACACACGCGCGGGCGCGGAACTGCTCTGCGCGCTCAACGTGCAGAACGGTACCGTCGTGTACAGCGCACCGGGCGTCGGCATACGATATTCGACAGATGCAGGGGAATCATGGGGGGTGGATTTACGCACGCGCCCCTGGGAATCCGCATCCGCCCTAATCACGGACGGCTCGGGGCGTCTTTTTGCAGCCACCTCGATGGGTGTATGGACAGCAGACGGCTGGCCGACGCCGCACGATACCGCGGGGACACTTCTCCCGGAGCCACCAGTACTCATCGCACCTGCCGATGCCGACACAGCGGCGACCATAACGCCCACCTGTGTTTGGTGGAGAGTTCTGAGCGCAACGAAATATTCCATTCAACTCTCACGCACGGCGGATTTCTCGGATGTTGTACGCGACACCACGACACGATCCACATCCATCCGTTTTACGGGACTGCAGCCGGGCATCGTCCTGTATTGGCACGTCCGCTCGCACTCCGCAACGGCGGAGGGCACCTGGTCTGCTGCCCGGTGGTTCGCCACAAACGAGGCAGTGCCGAGTGTTCCGCTTCTTCTCACACCAGCACAAGGCGACACGGCTGTGTCCACGTCTCCCGAGTATTCCTGGTGGCCCGCCGACAACGCGGTTCAGTATCAGATCCAGATCTCGAGGACGGTGAGTTTTGACGCTGTCGAACACGACACGCTGACAACAGTTCCGCACTTAACCATCGGATCGTTGCCGCTCAGCGCTGTACGGTACTGGCGCGTTCGCGGGATTCGGGGTGTACGCAGGGGCGCGTGGTCCGAAGCCCGGTGGTTCCGCGTCTATCATCTCCCCGCGCCCGACTCCGTCCGAGGTTTGTGGCCGTTGGACGGAATGGAGGGTGTGGCGCTCGACACAGTCTGCTCCTGGAGCCCTGTTCCGAATGCCACGTCCTATCGGATTGCCCTGTTACTGGTTTCGGATACAGTGCGCGGAGTGTACCGCGAAACGTCGTATCGCCCGCAAAAGCTGTATGGATGGACGACATACAGGTGGAAGGTTGCGGCAAAAAATCCCGCAGGCACCGGTCCATGGTCCGCCGAGCGGACGTTTACCACAGGAACGGGTCCGCTTCCTGCTGTGCAACTTTTGTCGCCGGCCTCCTACGACTACGTCGATACACGCGAAGTGGATCTGCGCTGGACGTCGCTTCCACATGCCACGGAGTACACGGTCGAGGTGGCGTCGGACGATATCGACACTCAAAAGATCTGGATGCGTCAAACCGTGCCCGACACCGCGCTCCACATCGCCGCCCTTCCCGACACTGTGTATGCGTTTGCTTGGCGCGTCCGCGCGCTGCACGGTGTTGATTCCGGGTCATGGACGGAACACATGCCGTTTAGACACCTGTTGAGAGTCTATTTGGACAGCCCGCCCGACAAAGCGCGGGATGTAGCCAATCCGGCACTGTGTGTCTGGGAAAAGCTACCCGCGGCGACGCAGTACCGTCTGCAGATCGACAACGACGGGCGCTTCGCGACACACATCGTCCTCGATACTGTTCTCACTGAAAACATGGTGGCAGTGCCGGGCCTTCCGAGAGGGAGCAACCACTTCTGGCGTGTGAGCGCGTATAATCGCATCGGGCCCGGGCCATGGAGTGCGGTCTGGACATTCACGACCGGCACATCAACACAGGCGCACACTGTACGCGACGACATGCAGTCGATCCGTGTTGAGAATTATCCCAATCCCTTCTCGGACCTCAGCACGGTGCGTTTCACGCTGCCGCGGGCGGCCGCCGTGTCACTGCGGCTGTACGACCTCCTGGGACGTCTTGTGGTGCAGCTCGGGGAGGGTCGTTATCCACGCGGTGTGACGGCGCTGACACTCGACGGTACAGGATTACCGGCCGGTATCTACCACCTGGTTTTGACCGCGGAGGGGCGTCGAGAGGTGCGGCCGGTTACAATTCGGCGCTGA